A single region of the Acidimicrobiales bacterium genome encodes:
- a CDS encoding class I SAM-dependent methyltransferase, which translates to MPGAGLPRHHVSPRRLLARHLAGSGLELGPGHHPFVLPLPGVTVRYVDRWTPDEARRLFPAMGPYAGQPDVIADFNTERLDPVADASQDFLIASHVLEHLAEPLGFMAEMHRVLRRGGVALVLLPDRHRTRDRNRAPTPLDHLVGEYRAGVREVSDDHLLEFLAARGEPVPPAGEERRRVLDRHRRRSVHVHCWDAGEFADVIRWGIENLAEQWEFVDGCLPFDGVPPADIEFGFVLRRSDVDLDGPTRSRRFEASWTAWCDVQRALLPAAGAADLLGRAYQRARHGLYRQVVRRVRHPPTPE; encoded by the coding sequence GTGCCCGGGGCCGGGCTCCCACGCCACCACGTCTCGCCGCGACGGTTGCTGGCCCGCCACCTCGCCGGGTCGGGGCTCGAGCTGGGCCCGGGCCACCACCCCTTCGTGCTCCCGCTGCCCGGTGTGACGGTCAGGTACGTGGACCGCTGGACCCCCGACGAGGCGCGCCGGCTGTTCCCGGCCATGGGGCCGTACGCGGGCCAGCCCGACGTGATCGCCGACTTCAACACCGAGCGCCTCGACCCGGTCGCCGATGCCAGCCAGGACTTCCTCATCGCCAGCCACGTCCTGGAGCACCTGGCGGAGCCGCTGGGGTTCATGGCGGAGATGCACCGGGTCCTGCGTCGCGGTGGCGTGGCGCTCGTGTTGCTGCCCGACCGCCACCGGACCCGGGACCGCAACCGGGCGCCCACGCCTCTCGACCATCTCGTCGGCGAGTACCGCGCCGGGGTGCGCGAGGTGAGCGACGACCATCTCCTGGAGTTCCTGGCCGCCCGGGGCGAGCCTGTGCCCCCCGCCGGCGAGGAGCGCCGCCGGGTGCTCGACCGGCACCGGCGGCGGTCGGTCCACGTCCATTGCTGGGACGCCGGGGAGTTCGCCGACGTGATCCGCTGGGGGATCGAGAACCTGGCCGAGCAGTGGGAGTTCGTCGACGGCTGTCTGCCCTTCGACGGGGTCCCCCCGGCCGACATCGAGTTCGGCTTCGTGCTGCGGCGCTCGGACGTCGACCTCGACGGCCCCACCCGCAGCCGACGGTTCGAGGCGTCGTGGACGGCGTGGTGCGACGTCCAGCGCGCCCTGTTGCCCGCCGCCGGTGCGGCCGACCTCCTGGGACGGGCCTACCAACGGGCCCGCCACGGCCTCTACCGCCAGGTCGTCCGCCGCGTGCGCCACCCCCCGACACCTGAGTGA
- a CDS encoding sulfotransferase encodes MTAPSPSCRIAVHIGYHKTATTWFQQIALGSHPAITPLLGGSEFGVVASDAFVRQLVFARDSEFDAGDARRLFTERAGAAATDPGRTVVVSAERLSGHAASGGYDSIRIADRVHATLPEAKVFWMLRHQAEAIRSEYKQIVVAGWPGAVAATLAPEPRMKTTGIDLAYWEYDRLLSAYARRFGRDNVKVVDYGEFTRDPGAVLARLAAFLEVAPWDLSAEEMATRVNEGESDRETRTRQRLNHVTRTELNPYPPVDVPNRVSARIVKLSRALPGGRPLFPAGFDDWVGERYRESNRRLADDWGVVLTRSGPAA; translated from the coding sequence ATGACGGCGCCGTCCCCCTCGTGCCGCATCGCGGTGCACATCGGCTACCACAAGACCGCCACGACGTGGTTCCAGCAGATCGCCCTCGGCAGCCACCCCGCCATCACCCCGCTGCTCGGGGGCAGTGAGTTCGGCGTGGTGGCGTCCGACGCCTTCGTCCGCCAGCTCGTCTTCGCCCGCGACAGCGAGTTCGACGCCGGCGACGCCCGCCGGCTGTTCACCGAGCGGGCCGGCGCCGCCGCCACCGACCCGGGCCGTACCGTCGTGGTGTCGGCCGAGCGCCTGTCGGGGCACGCCGCCAGCGGGGGGTACGACAGCATCAGGATCGCCGACCGGGTCCACGCCACGCTGCCCGAGGCGAAGGTCTTCTGGATGCTGCGCCACCAGGCCGAGGCCATCCGCTCGGAGTACAAGCAGATCGTGGTGGCCGGGTGGCCCGGCGCCGTCGCCGCCACGCTCGCCCCCGAGCCGCGCATGAAGACGACCGGCATCGACCTCGCCTACTGGGAGTACGACCGCCTGCTGTCGGCCTACGCGCGGCGCTTCGGCCGGGACAACGTCAAGGTCGTCGACTACGGGGAGTTCACCCGCGACCCGGGGGCCGTGCTGGCGCGGTTGGCGGCCTTCCTGGAGGTCGCCCCCTGGGACCTGTCGGCCGAGGAGATGGCGACGCGCGTCAACGAGGGGGAGTCGGACCGCGAGACGCGCACGCGCCAACGGCTGAACCACGTCACCAGGACGGAGCTGAACCCGTACCCGCCCGTGGACGTCCCGAACCGGGTGTCGGCGCGCATCGTCAAGCTCAGCCGGGCGCTGCCGGGCGGCCGGCCCCTGTTCCCGGCGGGGTTCGACGACTGGGTGGGCGAGCGCTACCGGGAATCGAACCGCCGGTTGGCCGACGACTGGGGGGTCGTCCTGACGCGCTCGGGGCCGGCCGCCTGA
- a CDS encoding ABC transporter ATP-binding protein, translating into MPTFPKGTVHAEQVWKRFRADRTLPLFQEQIKLFGRWLKGERRDFRWVLRDINLHVEPGKTHGIIGVNGSGKSTLLKMICQTTFPSAGSITSVGRIGALLEVRSGIHPDLSGRQNVFLYGNILGLSRTEIAAKFDDIVDFAEIGDAIDRQVKFYSTGMAIRLGFAIAAFLEPDILLVDEVLAVGDARFQQKCLERISQVVANGTTLFYVSHDLPTVEAVCDQAMWLADSFVRADGPARDVVNLYRASVEEQASMAVSNDTGVRVLKVEVTGPDGGQARSGEEVHIRIVAESEQAMFGAFHLGVSQGTAMPVFVLRYASSFPEGQFELRCRLQSLPLPKGRYSLWGAMRAPKGSGPTAMLPWQPLTSFEAFGPDAIRAPSGVMVLSPVYVPADWELS; encoded by the coding sequence TTGCCGACCTTTCCTAAGGGGACGGTCCACGCCGAGCAGGTCTGGAAGCGCTTCCGCGCCGATCGCACCCTGCCGCTGTTCCAGGAGCAGATCAAGCTCTTCGGGCGCTGGCTGAAGGGCGAGCGCCGCGACTTCCGGTGGGTGCTGCGCGACATCAACCTGCACGTGGAGCCGGGCAAGACCCACGGGATCATCGGCGTGAACGGCTCGGGCAAGTCCACCCTGCTGAAGATGATCTGCCAGACGACGTTCCCGTCGGCCGGCTCGATCACGTCGGTGGGCCGCATCGGAGCGCTCCTCGAGGTGCGCTCCGGCATCCACCCGGACCTGTCGGGCCGGCAGAACGTCTTCCTCTACGGGAACATCCTGGGCCTGAGCCGGACCGAGATCGCCGCCAAGTTCGACGACATCGTCGACTTCGCCGAGATCGGCGACGCCATCGACCGCCAGGTGAAGTTCTACTCGACCGGTATGGCCATCCGACTGGGCTTCGCCATCGCCGCCTTCCTCGAGCCCGACATCCTGCTCGTGGACGAGGTGCTGGCGGTCGGCGACGCCCGTTTCCAGCAGAAGTGCCTGGAGCGCATCAGCCAGGTCGTCGCCAACGGGACGACCCTGTTCTACGTGTCGCACGACCTGCCCACCGTCGAGGCCGTGTGCGACCAGGCCATGTGGCTCGCCGACAGCTTCGTGCGGGCCGACGGGCCGGCGCGCGACGTGGTCAACCTGTATCGGGCGTCGGTGGAGGAGCAGGCGTCGATGGCGGTGTCGAACGACACCGGCGTGCGCGTGCTCAAGGTCGAGGTGACCGGGCCCGACGGCGGCCAGGCGCGGTCGGGCGAGGAGGTGCACATCCGCATCGTGGCCGAGTCGGAGCAGGCCATGTTCGGGGCCTTCCATCTCGGGGTGTCCCAGGGCACGGCCATGCCCGTGTTCGTCCTGCGCTACGCCAGCTCGTTCCCCGAGGGCCAGTTCGAGCTGCGCTGCCGGCTCCAGAGCCTGCCCCTGCCCAAGGGCCGCTACTCGCTGTGGGGGGCGATGCGCGCCCCCAAGGGGAGCGGGCCCACGGCCATGCTGCCGTGGCAGCCGCTGACGTCGTTCGAGGCCTTCGGCCCCGACGCCATCAGGGCGCCGTCGGGCGTGATGGTGTTGTCGCCGGTGTACGTCCCCGCCGACTGGGAGCTGTCCTGA